Proteins from one Streptomyces sp. NBC_00289 genomic window:
- a CDS encoding FUSC family protein, whose translation MSWLSKVFELNPAGLNWARGVLFLDIALVPMIVFWAIGHEQYLLSALFGLLFTWLNDPGGSYGYRASCIAVFALIGAGLTALGFGIAGEAWGWLVLATFAVTLVAGLAIAFGVRGFVAAMFLNVWFVVALALGFGFHQHARVTSYTWAQVLAWTGGAALWIVMTFVGWLIRGRQDQPPMVAEIPGDTSRRKLTRPLITFTVIRALVMAGTVALAFGLNLSHGYWMTIAAMIALKPSLEQATLVSVQRLVGALIGAVAAALLLLVPASEHGIRLFAVERGLEVVALVMYMHGVAIRVWNYALYAAAMAMGTLILVALPQPSDYAAEGYRVLWTLCGVGIALLVMLLAGLLAKRTTKAPPQPA comes from the coding sequence ATGAGCTGGCTGTCGAAGGTGTTCGAGCTCAACCCCGCGGGGCTCAACTGGGCGCGCGGGGTGCTGTTCCTGGACATCGCGCTGGTCCCGATGATCGTCTTCTGGGCGATCGGGCATGAGCAGTATCTTCTCAGCGCCTTGTTCGGCCTGTTGTTTACGTGGCTGAATGACCCGGGAGGCAGCTACGGCTACCGCGCTTCATGCATCGCCGTCTTTGCTCTGATCGGCGCAGGATTGACCGCGCTGGGGTTCGGCATCGCGGGAGAGGCCTGGGGCTGGCTGGTGCTCGCGACTTTCGCGGTCACGCTGGTGGCCGGCCTGGCGATCGCGTTCGGAGTGCGCGGGTTCGTCGCCGCCATGTTTCTCAACGTTTGGTTCGTCGTCGCCCTCGCGCTCGGGTTCGGCTTTCATCAGCACGCCCGCGTCACCAGTTACACCTGGGCTCAGGTGCTCGCCTGGACCGGAGGGGCGGCGCTGTGGATCGTGATGACGTTCGTCGGGTGGCTGATCCGCGGGCGCCAGGACCAGCCCCCGATGGTGGCGGAGATCCCTGGGGACACCTCCCGACGAAAGCTGACCCGGCCGCTGATCACGTTCACGGTGATCCGCGCTCTGGTCATGGCCGGCACCGTCGCGCTTGCGTTCGGGCTCAACCTGTCGCACGGCTACTGGATGACGATCGCTGCCATGATCGCGCTGAAGCCGAGCCTGGAGCAGGCCACGCTCGTATCCGTGCAGCGCCTTGTCGGCGCGCTGATCGGAGCCGTCGCGGCTGCGCTGCTGCTGCTGGTGCCGGCCAGTGAACACGGAATCAGACTTTTCGCGGTCGAGCGTGGACTCGAAGTGGTCGCGCTCGTCATGTACATGCATGGGGTGGCGATTCGAGTCTGGAACTACGCGCTGTACGCCGCGGCCATGGCCATGGGAACGCTCATCCTGGTGGCCCTGCCGCAGCCCTCCGACTATGCCGCAGAGGGCTACCGGGTGCTGTGGACGTTGTGCGGCGTGGGGATCGCTCTGCTCGTCATGCTGCTTGCAGGCCTGCTCGCCAAGCGCACCACCAAAGCGCCGCCACAACCAGCCTGA
- a CDS encoding GMC oxidoreductase gives MADDQHYDVIVIGTGAGGGTLAHRLAPTGKRVLILERGGYLPRERDNWDSTAVFVKGKYRAPEFWYDKHGKEFPPEVNYYVGGNTKFYGAALFRLRPEDFGELRHHDGISPAWPIRYEDLEPYYTEAEHLYLVHGRHGEDPTGGPTSAQYAYPPVEHEARIQQLSDDLGKAGLHPFHLPIGVNLTQDENGRATHDSVCIRCDRVDGFPCLLGAKSDAQVICVDPALKYDNVTMVTDANVRRLETDPTGRTVTRVVAELGNGATEEFSADIVVVAAGAVNSAVLLLRSANDKHPGGLANSSDVVGRHYMRHNNLALMAVSKEPNPTRFQKTLALNDWYLGADDWEYPLGGIQMLGKSDGDQIHGEAPRWAGAVTPDMPFEVLAHHAVDFWLCGEDLPLPESRVTLDNDDAIHLALDEKNNIAGLKRLQHKLRGMLGHLGMHEHHLLDHSIYLHKGMPIGATAHQAGTVRFGDDPKSSALDVNCKAHDLDNLYVVDTSFFPSIGAVNPSLTAIANALRVGDHIADRLS, from the coding sequence ATGGCCGACGATCAGCACTATGACGTCATCGTCATCGGTACGGGAGCAGGCGGCGGTACGCTCGCCCATCGGCTGGCCCCCACCGGCAAACGGGTCCTGATCCTGGAGCGCGGCGGCTACCTGCCGCGGGAGCGGGACAACTGGGACTCCACCGCCGTCTTCGTCAAGGGCAAGTACCGTGCCCCGGAGTTCTGGTACGACAAGCATGGCAAGGAGTTCCCGCCGGAGGTGAACTACTACGTCGGGGGCAACACCAAGTTCTACGGCGCCGCGCTGTTCCGGCTCCGGCCCGAGGACTTCGGGGAACTGCGCCATCACGACGGAATCTCCCCGGCCTGGCCGATCCGCTACGAGGACCTGGAGCCGTACTACACCGAGGCCGAGCACCTCTACCTGGTGCACGGCCGTCACGGCGAGGACCCCACCGGCGGGCCGACCAGCGCGCAGTACGCCTACCCGCCGGTCGAGCACGAGGCCCGCATCCAGCAGCTCAGCGACGATCTCGGCAAGGCCGGCCTGCACCCCTTCCACCTGCCCATCGGCGTGAACCTCACCCAGGACGAGAACGGCCGGGCCACCCATGACAGCGTCTGCATCCGCTGCGACCGGGTCGACGGCTTCCCCTGCCTGCTCGGCGCCAAGTCCGACGCGCAGGTGATCTGCGTCGACCCGGCGCTCAAGTACGACAACGTCACGATGGTGACCGACGCGAACGTGCGGCGCCTGGAGACCGACCCGACCGGACGCACCGTCACCCGGGTCGTTGCCGAGCTCGGCAACGGAGCAACCGAGGAATTCAGCGCCGACATCGTGGTGGTCGCAGCCGGAGCGGTGAACTCCGCGGTGCTGCTGCTGCGTTCGGCCAACGACAAGCACCCCGGTGGACTGGCCAACAGCTCGGACGTGGTGGGACGCCACTACATGCGGCACAACAACCTGGCGCTGATGGCGGTGTCGAAGGAACCGAACCCCACCAGGTTCCAGAAGACCCTGGCGCTGAACGACTGGTATCTGGGCGCGGACGACTGGGAGTATCCGCTCGGCGGCATCCAGATGCTCGGCAAGTCGGACGGCGACCAGATCCATGGTGAGGCGCCGCGCTGGGCCGGCGCCGTCACGCCCGACATGCCCTTCGAGGTACTGGCGCACCACGCCGTCGACTTCTGGCTGTGCGGGGAGGACCTCCCGCTGCCCGAGAGCCGGGTCACCCTCGACAACGACGACGCCATCCACCTCGCTCTCGACGAGAAGAACAACATCGCCGGACTCAAGCGCCTCCAGCACAAACTGCGGGGCATGCTCGGGCACCTGGGCATGCACGAGCACCACCTGCTGGACCACAGCATCTACCTGCACAAGGGCATGCCGATCGGTGCCACCGCGCACCAGGCCGGCACCGTGCGGTTCGGCGACGACCCGAAGAGTTCGGCTCTCGACGTCAACTGCAAGGCCCACGATCTCGACAACCTGTACGTCGTGGACACGAGCTTCTTCCCTAGCATCGGCGCCGTGAACCCGTCACTGACCGCCATCGCCAACGCTCTGCGGGTCGGCGACCACATCGCCGACCGGCTGAGCTGA
- a CDS encoding 2-hydroxyacid dehydrogenase gives MDRPADPGAARFLLPYPPSRIGGLSGGLPVAVWEGAGDPPADESLAEVEFFVIPYGRTDVAVALLPRMPRLRVVQSLSAGVDELVKYIPAGVVLCNAKGVHDASTAELAVTLALASLRGIPGFVRAQDTEEWQSGFHPALADRTVLLMGYGSIAAAAEDRLVPFECDILRVARTARTATRGAVHALSDLPELLPRADIVVLTVPLTDDTRGLVDAGFLALMPDGALLVNVSRGAVVETDALLAELRTGRLSTALDVTDPEPLPAGHPLWHAPNTLISPHVGGNSSAFLPRALRLIRTQLLRYDAGEPLEHTVLPREL, from the coding sequence ATGGACCGTCCTGCCGATCCGGGCGCCGCGAGGTTCCTGCTTCCGTACCCGCCCTCACGGATCGGCGGCCTGTCCGGGGGACTGCCCGTGGCGGTGTGGGAGGGCGCAGGCGATCCGCCCGCTGACGAGAGTCTGGCGGAGGTGGAGTTCTTCGTGATCCCCTACGGCCGCACGGACGTCGCGGTGGCGCTGCTGCCGCGCATGCCGCGGCTGCGGGTCGTCCAGTCCCTGTCCGCCGGTGTCGACGAACTCGTGAAGTACATTCCCGCCGGCGTCGTGCTTTGCAACGCCAAGGGAGTGCACGACGCCAGCACCGCAGAGCTGGCCGTGACACTCGCCCTCGCGTCGCTGCGCGGAATCCCCGGCTTCGTCCGTGCCCAGGACACCGAGGAATGGCAGTCCGGCTTCCACCCGGCGCTGGCCGACCGCACCGTCCTGCTCATGGGCTACGGCTCCATCGCCGCCGCCGCCGAGGACCGGCTCGTCCCCTTCGAGTGCGACATCCTGCGGGTCGCCCGGACTGCCCGCACCGCCACCCGCGGCGCCGTCCACGCCCTCTCCGATCTGCCCGAACTCCTGCCCCGCGCCGACATCGTGGTGCTCACCGTCCCGCTCACCGACGACACCCGCGGCCTGGTCGACGCGGGCTTTCTCGCTCTCATGCCGGACGGCGCCCTGCTGGTCAACGTGTCCAGGGGCGCGGTGGTGGAGACCGACGCGCTGCTCGCCGAACTCAGGACGGGACGGCTGAGCACGGCCCTCGACGTCACCGACCCCGAGCCGCTGCCGGCCGGGCATCCGCTATGGCACGCGCCCAACACGCTGATCAGCCCTCATGTCGGAGGCAACAGCTCGGCCTTTCTGCCGCGGGCTCTACGGCTGATCCGCACCCAACTGCTGCGTTACGACGCCGGAGAGCCGCTGGAGCACACCGTGCTGCCTCGTGAGCTCTGA
- a CDS encoding gluconokinase produces MATTDPAPPVVVVMGVSGSGKSTVGRLLAQRLGVPFLEADDLHPAVNRAKMAAGHPLDDEDRRPWLLAVAALIREATDDGRGGVMACSALKREYRDLFRTAGAGTWFLYLALDRDTAARRVAGRADHFMPARLVDSQYAALEPLRPNEPGLTVDAAADPQTIADEAAHAVRETR; encoded by the coding sequence ATGGCCACAACCGATCCGGCACCCCCGGTCGTGGTGGTCATGGGCGTCTCGGGTTCGGGGAAGTCCACCGTGGGGCGGCTGCTCGCACAGCGGCTCGGCGTCCCTTTCCTGGAGGCGGACGACCTCCACCCGGCCGTGAACCGCGCCAAGATGGCTGCGGGCCACCCGCTCGACGACGAGGACCGCCGGCCGTGGCTGCTGGCCGTCGCCGCCCTGATCCGCGAGGCGACCGACGACGGGCGGGGCGGGGTGATGGCCTGCTCGGCCCTCAAGCGCGAGTACCGGGACCTGTTCCGCACTGCAGGCGCGGGCACGTGGTTCTTGTATCTGGCTCTCGACCGGGATACCGCCGCCCGAAGGGTCGCAGGCCGCGCGGACCATTTCATGCCCGCCCGGCTGGTGGACTCCCAGTACGCCGCTCTCGAACCCCTGCGGCCGAACGAGCCCGGCCTGACCGTCGACGCGGCGGCCGACCCGCAGACGATCGCCGACGAGGCGGCGCACGCCGTGCGGGAGACCAGGTGA
- a CDS encoding cytochrome ubiquinol oxidase subunit I: protein MLSNAAHLASSTPDQLLPARELMAFTLASHILLVPFGVALPFITLLMHHRGLRRNDPVALLLARRWSAVMAVQFAIGIITGTVLSFEFGLLWPGMMGRWGDVFGLGFGVEAWAFFLEAVLIAIYLYGWRRLKPWTHFWLAVPLPLTALMGAFGIIAANSWMNTPQGFSLDAQGKPVNIDVRRAIFTPIFGPEYWHFVVAMLLTAGYVVAGVYAVGWLRGRRDRYHRLGFTLPFTVAAILTPVQFMLGDSAARAVFHKQPVKFAATELVWKTDTHVPEYMFGKLNSDGTVSGGLKIPQLDSILAGFKPSTQVTGLTSVPAADRPTIVQATIAHWAFDIMVTVGSVLILLALWYAWSWWRHRDNPASRWFYRCAALAGVACLFTVECGWITTEVGRQPWIVYNHMRVSEAVTSTGAGSLWAMLGIVIVVYVAVFGAFLAVVLKMRTRWRITDEGYAAERQAPAPETDTPYGPRGEPEPAATGVAPGGGSDHTSGGAL from the coding sequence ATGCTCAGCAACGCTGCCCACCTGGCGAGCAGCACTCCGGACCAACTCCTGCCGGCACGAGAGCTGATGGCTTTCACCCTGGCCTCGCACATCCTGCTGGTCCCGTTCGGCGTCGCACTGCCGTTCATCACCCTGCTGATGCACCACCGGGGGCTGCGTCGCAACGATCCCGTCGCCCTCCTGCTCGCCCGGCGCTGGTCGGCGGTGATGGCCGTCCAGTTCGCCATCGGCATCATCACCGGCACCGTGCTGTCCTTCGAGTTCGGCCTGCTGTGGCCCGGCATGATGGGCCGCTGGGGAGACGTCTTCGGTCTCGGATTCGGTGTCGAGGCATGGGCGTTCTTCCTCGAGGCCGTCCTGATCGCGATCTACCTCTACGGATGGCGCCGGCTCAAGCCCTGGACGCACTTCTGGCTGGCCGTACCGCTGCCGCTGACGGCCCTGATGGGGGCGTTCGGCATCATCGCGGCCAACTCCTGGATGAACACCCCCCAGGGATTCAGCCTCGACGCCCAGGGCAAGCCGGTCAATATCGACGTTCGGCGGGCGATCTTCACACCGATCTTCGGCCCGGAGTACTGGCACTTCGTCGTCGCGATGCTGCTGACCGCCGGCTACGTGGTCGCCGGCGTGTACGCGGTCGGCTGGCTGCGCGGGCGCCGAGACCGCTACCACCGCCTCGGCTTCACGCTGCCGTTCACCGTGGCCGCGATCCTCACGCCGGTCCAGTTCATGCTCGGCGACTCCGCCGCTCGCGCCGTCTTCCACAAGCAGCCGGTCAAGTTCGCCGCCACGGAACTCGTCTGGAAGACCGACACCCATGTGCCCGAGTACATGTTCGGGAAGCTGAACAGTGACGGGACGGTCTCCGGCGGACTCAAGATCCCCCAGCTGGACTCGATCCTCGCCGGCTTCAAGCCCAGCACTCAGGTGACGGGGCTGACATCGGTGCCGGCCGCCGACCGTCCCACCATCGTCCAGGCCACCATCGCCCACTGGGCCTTCGACATCATGGTAACCGTCGGTAGCGTGCTGATCCTGCTCGCGCTCTGGTACGCCTGGTCCTGGTGGCGGCACCGCGACAACCCCGCCAGCCGCTGGTTCTACCGCTGCGCCGCGCTCGCCGGAGTCGCCTGCCTCTTCACGGTGGAGTGCGGCTGGATCACCACCGAGGTCGGCCGTCAGCCCTGGATCGTCTACAACCATATGAGGGTCTCGGAGGCGGTGACCAGCACGGGCGCCGGGTCGCTGTGGGCGATGCTCGGCATCGTCATCGTCGTGTACGTGGCCGTCTTCGGCGCGTTCCTCGCGGTCGTCCTGAAGATGCGCACCCGATGGCGCATCACGGACGAGGGCTATGCCGCCGAACGCCAAGCACCGGCCCCGGAGACCGACACCCCCTACGGACCCAGAGGCGAGCCGGAGCCTGCGGCCACCGGGGTCGCGCCAGGTGGCGGGTCCGACCACACGTCCGGCGGTGCGCTCTGA
- a CDS encoding NAD(P)/FAD-dependent oxidoreductase, whose protein sequence is MQDHITPRRVVILGGGFAGLFAARALRNSPVAVTVIDRRAHHLFQPLLYQCASGILSEGQIAQPLRGVLRRHRNVRCVLAEATDVDAGARLVHARRPDGGAVELPYDDLIVAVGMRQSYFGHDEFAKHAPGMKTLDDALDIRRRIYRAFEMAETAADDRERQQWLTFALVGAGPTGVELAGQIREIAGHTLDREFQRIDSAKARVLLFEGSDAVLGAFGPRLAHRAARTLQGLGVELHLGTMVTDIDAHGLTVKDRAGATTRFDARTVLWTAGVEAPPIAAVLARATGAEQDRAGRILVEPDLTIPGHPEIRVTGDVMSLNRLPGLAEVAMQTGAYAGRLVRHQVEGRTKKPKPFKYVDLGSAAYIARGRAVVKAGPLHLSGFTGWLAWLFIHVAFLTGFRSRLGAVLSWFVAFATSSRRERAFTMADTDVTATQAGGRKAPPPP, encoded by the coding sequence ATGCAGGATCACATCACGCCCCGCCGGGTGGTGATCCTCGGCGGGGGGTTCGCGGGGCTGTTCGCCGCCCGCGCCCTACGGAACTCACCGGTCGCGGTGACTGTGATCGACCGCCGCGCCCACCACCTCTTCCAACCGCTGCTGTACCAGTGTGCCTCCGGAATCCTGTCCGAGGGCCAGATCGCACAACCCCTCCGTGGGGTCCTGCGGCGCCACCGCAACGTGCGCTGCGTGCTCGCCGAAGCCACCGACGTGGATGCCGGTGCCCGGCTTGTCCACGCCCGGCGACCCGACGGTGGAGCTGTCGAGCTGCCCTACGACGATCTGATCGTCGCGGTGGGCATGCGCCAGTCCTACTTCGGGCACGACGAGTTCGCCAAGCACGCCCCCGGCATGAAGACCCTGGACGACGCCCTGGACATCCGCCGACGCATCTACCGGGCCTTCGAGATGGCCGAAACGGCCGCAGACGACCGGGAACGGCAGCAATGGCTCACCTTCGCGCTCGTCGGCGCCGGGCCGACCGGCGTCGAACTCGCCGGACAGATCCGGGAGATCGCCGGCCACACGCTCGACCGGGAGTTCCAGAGGATCGATTCGGCCAAGGCCCGGGTGCTGCTTTTCGAAGGATCCGACGCGGTGTTGGGCGCGTTCGGTCCTCGACTGGCCCACCGTGCGGCCCGAACCCTGCAGGGTCTCGGTGTGGAGCTCCACCTCGGCACGATGGTCACCGACATCGATGCTCACGGCCTGACCGTAAAGGACCGCGCCGGAGCAACGACCCGGTTCGACGCACGCACCGTCCTGTGGACGGCGGGCGTCGAGGCGCCGCCCATCGCAGCCGTGCTGGCCCGGGCAACCGGTGCCGAACAGGACCGGGCCGGACGCATCCTCGTCGAACCCGATCTCACCATCCCTGGCCATCCGGAGATCCGCGTCACGGGTGACGTGATGAGCCTGAACCGGCTGCCGGGCCTGGCCGAAGTCGCCATGCAGACCGGTGCGTACGCGGGCCGGCTGGTGCGACACCAGGTCGAAGGCAGGACGAAGAAGCCGAAGCCCTTCAAGTACGTGGATCTCGGCAGCGCCGCCTACATCGCCCGCGGCCGGGCAGTCGTCAAGGCCGGCCCTCTGCATCTGTCGGGCTTCACCGGCTGGCTGGCCTGGCTCTTCATCCACGTGGCCTTCCTCACCGGCTTCCGCAGCAGGCTGGGAGCGGTGCTCAGCTGGTTCGTCGCCTTCGCCACCAGCTCGCGCCGCGAACGTGCCTTCACCATGGCCGACACCGACGTGACGGCGACCCAGGCGGGCGGTCGAAAGGCGCCTCCGCCGCCCTGA
- a CDS encoding SDR family oxidoreductase → MSAQLLRGQKALVTGANSGIGLATAVALGRAGADVVVNYVVGADEAEKVVAEIEGFGVRAYAHEADVSDEDQVTAMVARMVEEFGTIDIMVANAGLQRDAAVTEMTLAQWQKVIDVNLTGQFLCAREAAKEFIRRGVVEEVSRSAGKIICMSSVHQIVPWSGHVNYASSKGGVAMMMQTLAQELAPQRIRVNAVAPGAIRTPINRDAWDTPEAEADLLRLIPYRRVGDPDDIANAVVAMASDLLDYVVGTTLYVDGGMTLFPGFATGG, encoded by the coding sequence ATGTCCGCGCAGCTTCTCAGGGGCCAGAAGGCGCTGGTGACCGGTGCCAACTCGGGCATCGGCCTGGCGACCGCCGTTGCCCTGGGCCGGGCCGGAGCCGACGTCGTGGTGAACTACGTCGTCGGTGCGGACGAGGCCGAGAAGGTCGTGGCGGAAATCGAGGGCTTCGGGGTCCGCGCCTACGCCCACGAGGCCGATGTGTCCGACGAGGACCAGGTGACCGCCATGGTCGCGCGGATGGTCGAGGAGTTCGGCACCATCGACATCATGGTGGCCAACGCGGGTCTCCAGCGGGACGCGGCCGTGACGGAGATGACGCTCGCGCAGTGGCAGAAGGTCATCGACGTCAACCTGACCGGCCAGTTCCTGTGCGCGCGGGAGGCGGCCAAGGAGTTCATTCGGCGCGGTGTGGTGGAGGAAGTGTCCCGGTCGGCCGGGAAGATCATCTGCATGAGCTCGGTGCACCAGATCGTCCCGTGGTCGGGGCACGTGAACTACGCCTCCTCCAAGGGCGGTGTGGCCATGATGATGCAGACCCTCGCCCAGGAGCTCGCCCCCCAGCGGATCAGGGTCAACGCGGTCGCACCCGGAGCCATCCGCACGCCGATCAACCGCGACGCCTGGGACACCCCCGAGGCCGAAGCCGACCTCCTGCGTCTGATCCCGTACCGCCGCGTGGGCGACCCGGACGACATCGCCAACGCCGTCGTCGCGATGGCGTCCGACCTGCTCGACTACGTCGTCGGCACCACTCTCTACGTCGACGGCGGAATGACACTCTTCCCCGGCTTCGCCACCGGAGGCTGA
- a CDS encoding cytochrome d ubiquinol oxidase subunit II — MAEFIAWVLVVVIAAYACAGGTDYGAGFWDLLAGGAERGKRPRWLIDHAMAPVWEANNVWLIFILIVMWTGFPTMFQAVFEAMWLPLTLAAIGLVLRGAGFALRKPARRLAQRRVYGALFAVSSLLTPFFFGVVLGGIAAGRVAVGTPASADAWANGTSVLTGLLAIAATAFLGAVFLCSDALRFGAHDLVDYFRLRALIAFAAIVVLAIVALPVTHEDARYVWDGLTGGWGLLLIILAAVCGLATGVLLWRRSHGWSRYTSVASVALVVGAWGLAQRPYLLPTSLTVTEAAGAAHTLRWLVIVTGIAIVLVGPALVLLYRLDTMGELEELTDADTRAARTPGDNL; from the coding sequence ATGGCCGAATTCATCGCTTGGGTGTTGGTGGTCGTGATCGCCGCCTATGCGTGCGCCGGGGGCACCGACTACGGCGCCGGCTTCTGGGACCTGCTGGCCGGAGGGGCGGAGCGCGGCAAGCGGCCGCGCTGGCTCATCGACCACGCCATGGCACCGGTCTGGGAGGCCAACAACGTCTGGCTGATCTTCATCCTGATTGTCATGTGGACCGGCTTCCCGACCATGTTCCAGGCAGTCTTCGAGGCCATGTGGCTGCCGCTCACCCTCGCCGCCATCGGGCTCGTGCTCCGCGGCGCGGGATTCGCCCTGCGCAAGCCGGCCCGCAGGCTGGCCCAACGACGGGTCTACGGCGCGCTGTTCGCCGTCTCGTCTCTGCTCACGCCGTTCTTCTTCGGAGTGGTACTCGGGGGCATCGCCGCCGGTCGGGTCGCGGTGGGCACGCCCGCCTCCGCGGACGCCTGGGCCAACGGGACCTCCGTCCTCACAGGTTTGCTGGCGATCGCCGCCACCGCGTTCCTCGGGGCGGTCTTCCTCTGTTCCGATGCCCTGCGCTTCGGCGCGCACGACCTCGTCGACTACTTCCGCCTGCGGGCGCTGATCGCCTTCGCCGCCATCGTCGTCCTCGCGATCGTCGCCCTGCCCGTCACCCACGAAGACGCCCGGTACGTCTGGGACGGCCTCACCGGGGGCTGGGGCCTGCTGCTGATCATCCTGGCGGCAGTCTGCGGTCTGGCCACGGGGGTGCTGCTGTGGCGTCGGTCCCACGGCTGGTCCCGCTACACCTCGGTGGCGAGCGTCGCCCTGGTCGTCGGCGCCTGGGGCCTCGCGCAGCGGCCCTACCTGCTGCCCACCTCCCTGACGGTGACCGAGGCCGCGGGCGCCGCTCACACCCTGCGCTGGCTGGTGATCGTCACGGGCATCGCGATCGTGCTGGTCGGCCCGGCGCTGGTGCTGCTCTACCGGCTCGACACGATGGGTGAGCTGGAGGAGCTCACCGACGCTGACACCCGGGCCGCCAGAACCCCCGGCGACAACCTGTAG
- a CDS encoding cation:proton antiporter yields MTDDDTLLGMALIVALAVGSQIVASKLRVPALVLLLPAGFAAGALMDAIHPDKLLGTPDFTALVSLAVAVILYDAGLGLNLRNLAGHTRWIVGRLLLLGVLLTSLVTTALAPALFDMPLRVAAMLGVILVVSGPTVVGPLLEYVRPTDKVRRILIWEGTLTDPIGGILGALTFHAIATTQRVEIGWGYQLGQFGISMAVGLVGGAVGTALLWLTLRTLRLGETLGTLAQLATVVTVSAACDIARDDTGLIAAIVTGLAVTNIRGFDMPARRPFFETLIQLIIGLLFVSISSTVTPDSLVPVLLPAFALIAVLVLVVRPLVAFAAASRSGLPRGERAFIGWMAPRGIVAAATASAFAAGLVQRGVEGASKIIPVTFLVIVGTVLVYSLTAAPVARRLGVVQPVGTRLLLVGGQPWVVDMGRALRSAGLDVLMWAGAEEERERIRGAGIELAKGDLLATATNPGARLEGVTAVFLATEDDDFNALASVVVQGNVEGPVYRVGPPHESHGVVAPYTGGDILFGRSLVRHVLAARYEQGARFLVQPASAPLPPDHDTLFVVRANRWLEPVTEKQRITPQEGDSVVLLGSVLSER; encoded by the coding sequence GTGACCGACGACGATACCCTGCTCGGGATGGCACTGATCGTGGCCCTCGCCGTCGGCTCGCAGATCGTTGCGAGCAAACTCCGCGTTCCCGCTCTGGTCCTTCTACTGCCGGCCGGGTTCGCCGCTGGTGCGCTGATGGATGCCATTCACCCGGACAAGCTGCTCGGGACGCCGGACTTCACCGCCCTGGTTTCGCTGGCCGTCGCGGTGATCCTCTACGACGCGGGGCTGGGGCTCAACCTGCGCAATCTCGCCGGTCACACGCGATGGATCGTGGGGAGACTGCTGTTGCTCGGCGTGCTCCTCACGTCTCTGGTCACCACGGCGCTGGCACCGGCGTTGTTCGACATGCCACTCAGAGTGGCCGCAATGCTGGGTGTGATCCTCGTCGTCTCGGGACCCACAGTTGTAGGCCCGCTGCTCGAATACGTGCGACCGACCGACAAGGTACGGCGCATCCTGATCTGGGAAGGAACACTGACCGACCCGATCGGCGGCATCCTCGGCGCGCTCACCTTCCACGCCATCGCCACGACGCAGCGAGTCGAGATCGGCTGGGGTTACCAGCTTGGCCAGTTCGGCATCAGTATGGCCGTCGGTCTGGTCGGCGGGGCTGTGGGAACCGCGTTGCTGTGGCTGACGCTGCGTACCCTTCGGCTCGGCGAGACGCTGGGCACGCTCGCGCAACTGGCCACCGTGGTCACCGTGTCGGCGGCTTGCGACATCGCCCGGGATGACACGGGGCTCATCGCCGCCATCGTCACGGGCCTGGCCGTCACCAACATCCGCGGATTCGACATGCCGGCTCGGCGTCCCTTCTTCGAAACCCTGATTCAGCTGATCATCGGGCTGTTGTTCGTCTCCATCTCCTCCACCGTCACCCCCGATTCCCTGGTGCCCGTCCTCCTTCCCGCATTCGCTCTCATCGCGGTCCTTGTCCTGGTGGTGCGTCCGCTCGTGGCCTTCGCCGCGGCGTCACGCTCGGGTCTGCCCCGAGGGGAACGGGCCTTCATCGGATGGATGGCCCCACGCGGGATCGTCGCCGCCGCCACGGCATCGGCCTTCGCCGCCGGTCTCGTCCAGCGAGGGGTGGAAGGAGCCTCAAAGATCATTCCGGTCACTTTCCTGGTTATCGTGGGAACGGTTCTCGTGTACTCACTGACCGCGGCACCCGTGGCCCGACGGCTGGGGGTTGTCCAACCTGTCGGCACGCGCCTCCTGCTGGTGGGCGGCCAGCCGTGGGTGGTCGACATGGGAAGGGCCCTGCGGTCCGCCGGACTCGACGTGCTGATGTGGGCCGGAGCCGAGGAGGAGCGGGAACGGATCAGGGGTGCCGGGATCGAACTGGCCAAGGGCGATCTGCTGGCCACGGCCACCAACCCCGGGGCGCGACTGGAGGGAGTGACGGCCGTGTTCCTGGCCACCGAAGACGACGACTTCAACGCGCTCGCCTCGGTCGTAGTGCAGGGCAATGTCGAAGGCCCCGTCTACCGGGTCGGACCACCGCACGAAAGCCACGGAGTCGTCGCCCCCTACACCGGCGGCGACATCCTCTTCGGCAGATCCCTCGTCCGTCACGTTCTGGCAGCGCGCTATGAACAGGGAGCCCGATTCCTGGTTCAGCCCGCCTCCGCCCCGCTGCCGCCGGATCACGACACACTCTTCGTGGTGCGGGCCAACCGCTGGCTGGAGCCGGTCACCGAGAAGCAGCGGATCACTCCGCAGGAAGGGGACAGCGTCGTACTGCTCGGCTCGGTCCTCTCCGAACGGTGA